CGCCCGCCATGACCCTGGTGCCGCGCGGCCTGGGCGGCATGATGGAGGACTGGAATGTCGCCGTCGCGGGCAACATTTACACCTTCACCGCGCCTGCGGGCCGGACTTTCCGCTATGGCGACTATGGCGAGCTGGTGGATGTGGCGGTGAATTATGCCGCGCCCTTCAAGGTGCGCCTGGCGGTGCTGGACCCGGTCATCAACAACAACCCGGACGGCAAGTACTTCACCTATCCCGACACCATTCCAGTGGACGTGGACGCATTCCCGGCCACCTCATTCCCGCGTCCCCTGGTGGTCCCGGACCCGCCCTACACCTTCACCGCGCCGCGTGTCATAGACCTCGGCACGGATTTGGACTCCGCCACGCTGGAGATTTTCAACATCGGCGGCGCGCACGCCCCCACCGCCGTGTATCTGAACTGGATCACGCGCATCGGCACCTTCACCCTGCCGGGCACCCTGCTCGGCAGCTTCACCATCACGCCCTTTGACGAGGCGCTTATCCCGCCGGTTGTCCTCACGGAGACGCCGGGGGTCTGCACCATCACGGCGGACAGGGTCTTGGAGCCCGGGGTGTACAGCGCGTCGTTCTATGTGGACTACGACTACGGGACACTGCCCTACTTTGGCTCCGAAGGCCCCATCTATATCCGCTACGAGGTGGTGGCCCAGGAACTGGCAGTGGAGGGGAAAGACCTCGACTTCGGGGATGACCTGGTGGAGCTTCCCGTGAAAGTCACCAACAAGGGCCAGGGCAGTATGGAATGGTCTATTGACGCCGGCGACATCCCCGTGTGGATGGAAGTGACCAGCACCGGGGCAATCCTTGGACCGGGCGAGTCGTCCGCATTCAATGTCAGGGTGCGCCGCGAAACGGTCCCCGCCGGCAACTACAATAAAAATGTCCAGATAAAGACCAGGCGCGGCGCCACCGAGGTGATACAGGTCCACATGCGCAAGAACTGAGAATTATGTGACTGTTTGGCCGATAGGCGCGTTGAAATTCTTTTGTCTTGCTCTTGCTCTCATCTTGATTTGTTTGGGGATTTGGGGCAAATGCAAGATGTGGATATTTTCTTCACTCAAATGAACACAATGGATTGTGTTTATGCTGATGAGGTCTGCGGGCATGCCGAGTCAAGGGAAAACCCATAAATAAATCATAGTTCAATTTCGTAAGTTTTTTTCCATTTCTCTTCTCTGCGCTCCTCAGCGTCCTCTGCGCCTCCGCGTTTCAAGCCATCAGCCCTTGTTTTTTTTGCGCGTTGGCGTTGCCATGGATTTCTTAACGCAGAGTCGCGGAGAACGCGGAGAAGCGCAGAGGAAGGCAAGTTGGAACATGAAAGGGAATAAATGCACCCCACCTCTTGAGGTGACTGGAGTGAAGGGCATATCTACATTGCAGGAAACAACACTGACACCAATCGGCTAAAGCATCACTCTTTTTTCAGTGACCGGTATTTTCGGCCTCCGGCGCGCCGCGCCGGGGGCCGTTATTCTTTCCAGGCCCTGCCGCAGCCGCAGTCTCCCGCAGCCGCCCTGCCCGCCACACGGCGCAGATGATCCCACGAGAATATCCCCGAAGTGTGGCCGTCGTTCCAGGCAATGGCGACGGCGTAGTGGCCCAGATACTGGACCTCCTCCGCGTGGATGTCGTCCGGTATCGTTTCGGGGTCCAGCTTCTTCTCGCCGCTGTACTCGTCCACGCACAGGGCGCACGCGCAGGAGGCGCGCAGGGTCCTGTTGGGGATGCGGTCCTCGCTGCCGTCCGGCCACAAAATGCTGACAAAGGCCTGGTCCGTCTTCACCTGCGGCTGGGGGCCGCGCGCGGCGCGGCGCATGCCCACGGCGCGGTGCAGCCGGTCCGCCAGTTCGGTAAACTCGGGGAGGTGCGCCCCGGCGTCGCGGGTGGCCGCCGTGTGCATGCCCGGCAGGATGGGGAGCCGCGCCAGGGTCTCCAGGCCGAACCGGTCCTTCAGCGCGCGGGAGCCGTCACCGAAGGGATGATGGGTCTTGCCGCAGCCGTCGCAGTTGAAGAACGCCATGTTTTCTATCACGCCGAGCACCGGCACGTTCAGCCGCTCAAACATGAGGATGCCCCGCGCCACGTCCACCAGCGCAAGCTGCTGCGGCGTGGTGACGATGACCGCGCCGTCCAGCGCAACGCGCTGGGTAAGGGTGAGCTGGATGTCGCCGGTGCCGGGGGGCAGGTCAATGATAAGGTAGTCCAGCGCGCC
The sequence above is a segment of the Candidatus Hydrogenedentota bacterium genome. Coding sequences within it:
- a CDS encoding P-loop NTPase; translation: MATAAEILQALKVIIDPDLRQDIVSLGFVKNLAIEGGLVKFDIELTTPACPVKDRFREQAVAAVSALPGVETVEVNMTAQRRVQKQPTLELDNIGAIIAVSSCKGGVGKSTVAALLARALQREGLSVGLLDADVHGPSVPTLFNVHHPEVMSIGEQILPVEVDGLRTMSLGYMLGERPAVMRGPMVSGYVMQLLGQTEWGALDYLIIDLPPGTGDIQLTLTQRVALDGAVIVTTPQQLALVDVARGILMFERLNVPVLGVIENMAFFNCDGCGKTHHPFGDGSRALKDRFGLETLARLPILPGMHTAATRDAGAHLPEFTELADRLHRAVGMRRAARGPQPQVKTDQAFVSILWPDGSEDRIPNRTLRASCACALCVDEYSGEKKLDPETIPDDIHAEEVQYLGHYAVAIAWNDGHTSGIFSWDHLRRVAGRAAAGDCGCGRAWKE